Proteins co-encoded in one Bacillota bacterium genomic window:
- a CDS encoding transcriptional regulator, which produces MDIIRIGDKVVSRERIVHAIDRILELRASGLPQQEVAARMAIDRAFVSKVESMGEVRRGGRVALIGFPVGNKEELRRVASSEGVDLILLMNDEERWDFVRGKSGDVLLNEIMGLIAEAKNYDVVVFIGSDMRIKLAEALLGPKVVGIELGISPIKEDKYVDPNMLRDTIRSLRV; this is translated from the coding sequence GTGGACATCATCAGAATAGGGGACAAGGTCGTGAGCAGGGAGCGAATTGTCCACGCCATCGACAGGATCCTGGAACTCCGGGCGTCGGGGCTCCCCCAGCAGGAAGTGGCCGCCCGGATGGCGATAGACCGTGCGTTCGTCTCGAAGGTCGAGAGCATGGGCGAGGTCAGGCGCGGCGGAAGAGTGGCGCTCATCGGCTTCCCTGTCGGGAACAAAGAGGAACTCCGCCGGGTCGCGTCGTCGGAAGGAGTGGACCTCATTCTTCTGATGAACGACGAGGAAAGGTGGGACTTCGTCCGCGGGAAGAGCGGGGACGTCCTCCTGAACGAGATCATGGGCCTGATTGCCGAGGCGAAGAATTACGACGTGGTCGTTTTCATCGGTTCGGATATGAGGATAAAGCTTGCCGAGGCGCTCCTCGGCCCCAAAGTGGTCGGGATCGAGCTCGGGATCTCGCCCATCAAGGAGGACAAGTACGTAGACCCCAACATGCTGAGGGACACCATAAGGAGTCTCAGGGTCTAG